In Salipiger sp. H15, the sequence CACGTCGAGCGCGCCCCACTGCACCTGCATCATCATCTGCTGCAGCGCGCCCATCAGCATCGGCCCGCGCCAGACCACCGCCTGATCCTCGTTGGTCATCAGGCCAATCGACATCATGGTCACGCCGTGGTTGCGCAGCGGCAGGATGGTCTTGCCGTCGGGCGAGGCCGGACGACCCGAGACGCCCAGCATCCGCGGCTGGCTCGGCCCGTAGACGTCGGCATCGAGCAGACCCACGCGCCGCCCCTGCTGCGCCAGCGCGCAGGCGATGTTGGACGAGACGGTGGACTTGCCGACGCCGCCCTTGCCGGAGGCGACCGCGATGATGTGGTTCACCCCGGGGATGCGCTGCGGGCCCTGCGGCTCGGCCTTGCGCATCTTCAGTTCCGGCGGCGCCTTGTCGGTGTGGCCGGTCATCACGATGGAAACCGCCGAAACGCCCTCGGTGGCCTTCAGCGCGCTTTCCGCCTGTTCCTTGATCTTGGTGTAGGCGGCGCTCTGGCTGGGCGGGATTTCCATGACGAAACGCACCGCGCCCGCCTCGTCCACGTTCAGCGCGCGCACGACGCCGCTCGACATGATGTCGCCGCCCGCAACCGGATCGGCGACGCTCTTCAGGACGGCCTGGACCGCCTCTCTGCTCGCTGGCAAGGTTTACTCCTGTCCCTTGATCTCGCCCGTGACCTCGTGGGTCAGGCCGAGTTCCTCGATGGTGATCACGGCCTTCACCGCGAAAGTCTTCCCGGCGGTTTCATTGCCGCGCATGGCCTCCTCGATGGCCTGCTGCGAGGTTACCCCCACCTGCTTGAGGAACTTGCGCATGGACATGTTGAAATCGTCGCTCATTCGGGCCTCCCTGTGGCTCTGGCTCAGTGATCGCGCCGCTTGCTGAGGTAGTCGTCCGTGGTCCGGGGACGCGGACGCTCGCCTGCGGCAAACGGGTTGTCCTGCGCATGGTACTGCGCATTCACCCGGCAGTCGTCACACATCTGGATCATCCGCAGCTTGTCGCCACTGAACATGGCGTGCGACTGGAGCTTTTCGGTGATGCGGTCAATGGTCGACTTCACCCCGAAGAGCGTGCCGCACTCGATGCAGGCAAAGGGCTCTTCCTCGTTGAGCACGCGCTGGCCAAGCGCCTCCTCGGTCAGCAGCAGGCGCGGCTCGTAGCTGATCGCGTCCTCGGGGCAGACGTTGGCGCAGAGCCCGCATTGCAGGCAGGCATCCTCCTGGAAGCGCAGCTGCGGCAGGTCCGGGTTGTCGCCAAGCGCGCCCGAGGGGCAGAGCGACACGCAGGAGAGGCAGAGCGTGCAGGCGTCGGTGTTCACCAGCACGGCGCCATAGGGCGCGCCCTCGGGCAGCGGCAGCGTCTCGGCACCGGGATGCAGCGCGCGGGCGGCCTGACGGGTGATCTGGCGGCGGGTGCCCATCGGGCGCACCGGGGTGGCGACCGGCGCGGGCGCCTCCTCGGCATAGAGCGCGGCGGACATGGCGTCGGGGTCGGAGGTCCGCAGCAGGGTGACCCGGCCGCCACCGGCGATCGCGTCCGACAGCGCCACCTGCGCCTCGAGCGCGGGCAGATCGGCGCCCGGCCCCGGCAGCACGGTCACCGAGGCGAACCCGGCGGCGAGGGCCGCCACGGTCTCGGCATGGCCGAAGGCGCCGATGGCGCGGATCTCCAGCGGAACCACGTCGGCGGGCAGCCCGTCGCCGTGGCGGGCAGAGAGCCGGATCATCTCGGCCCCATGCGCGTCGTGGACCATGAGGCGCGGCGCGTGTCCACCGGCGTCGAGGAAGGCCTTCGCGAGGGTCTGCACCCGGCGCATGGTCAGATCGACCGGCGGCGCGTCGTAGCTGATCGCCCCCGAGGGGCAGGCCGAGGAGCAGGCGCCGCAACCGGCGCAGATCATCGGGTCCACGGTCACGTGCTCGCCATCGGGCGAGATCGCGCCCGTGGGGCAGAGGTCGAGGCAGTTGGTGCAGCCGGTCTTGCCCGCCCGCGAATGCGCGCAGAGCAGCGCGTCGAGCCGCACGTAGAGCGGTTTCTCGAAGGTGCCCACAAGGTGCGAGGCGGCCATGATCGCGGCGGCGACGGCCTGCGGGCGGCCGGGATCGGCGCGCAGGTAGCCCTCGCGCTTCTCATGCGCCGGGAAGAGCGGCGGCTCGCGGCGCAGGTCGAGGATCACGTCGCACTGCGACACGCCGCCGTCGCGCGGCTCGGTCAGGGTGAAGGCGCCGCGCCCGCCCGGCTCGACCTGCCGCAGCGCGTCGATCGTCACCTTGAACTGGCCAAGCGCACCCTGCGCCTTGCGCAGGCGGCCGGCGATCATATCGAAGGCGCGGGTGTCGGGCATCTCGTCGGCGCTGTCGAGCAGCACCGTCACGCCGAGATGCGGGGCCAGCTGCTGCGCGGCCTCCAGCGCGACATCGGGCGCGCCAAGGACCAGGCACAGCCCCTCGGAGACCACGTCGAGTGTCTTTTCCGGCGCGGCGGGCAGCATGGCCTCGGCGGCGAGGGCGGACATTTTGGGTAGTTTGGACGCGCGGTCGGCGCTCCATCCGGCGCGGTCGCGCAGGTCGAGCAGCGGCGCGGGCTCCACCCCGAGCTCCTCGGCGAGGGCCTCGAAAGTGCGGCTCTCCTGGGTGCAGCAAAGGACGACATTCCCCTGCGTCAATCCCTTGGCAGCGCGCTCGATCTGGGCTGTGCAGAGCGCCTTGCAGGGCGGCGTGACCTCGAATCCCGTGGCTTTGGCAAGCGCCTCGGCTTCGATGGACTGCGTGCCCATACAATCACATGTTATCAAGGTCTTGGTCATGATTTCCTTCCTGGCGAACGGCGCCGGTCCGGGCCATTTTTCGCTCGGTTAGGGGTCTAGCTAGCCCCGATTCGTACCCTCCGACAACTCAATTCCTCGGGCGGAAAGCCGCCGACGGGGGCCGGGACGAAGCGTCGCGGTGCGGGGTGATTCGCATGCCGCGCCGCGGCACGGTTCCAGAGCAAAAAAGTCAGATTGGACAGATTGTCCCTGCCGCATTTTGCCCCCCTGCATGGCTACCCAAAATGTCCATCATCGGCCCCAGAATACCGCCGTGCACAGATTGGCCCTTCCCCGATGCGTCCTACCTGTTTCAATCACGGTGGGAGGAAGGATACATCACTGTGACAGGTCATCCGAGCACCGATCAATTCATGCCCGTGGGCGTGGTCCTGCGCCGTACTCCCGGTGTCACCCGTTGGGCCAAGTGGGCCTGGCGGGCCGTTGCCGTGCTGCCCGGTGCCGGCCCGGCCGACTGGCGCGAGCTGCGCCGCGAGGGCGAGGCCGTCGAGTATCACGCCGCCACCCTCTCGCTCGAGCTCTACCGCGCCGAGACCGAGGCTTACCTGCACGGAATCACCGCCCGCGAGCCCTCGGTCTACGTCGTCATGCGCAAGACCCTCGGCGAGCGCCCCTTCGAGATCGTGCTGATCACCGCCTCGCCCTACGAGGCGCAGGACTACTGCGACAGCGGCGAGGACGTCGTCGAGAAGGTGCCGATGCCCGCCGGCTTGCTGGCCTGGGTCGGCGATTTCGTCGAGCGCTACCACGAGGACGAAGAATTCGTGAAACGCCGCCGGGATCGTGCCAAGGTGGACGGCAAGCAGGACGGCATCGGCGATCCGCGCATCTCCAAGCCCGCGGACATCTACGCCTCGCCCGCCCTGAAGAGAGGGAGGCTGCAGTGAAGGATTTCTGGTCCCGCAGGAAGGCCGCCGTCGAGGCCGAGACCCGCGCCGAGGAAGAGGCGCAGGAGACCGCGCGCCGCGCCGAGACCGAGGCCCAGCTTGCCGAGCGCAGCGACGAGGAGCTGCTGGCCGAGGCCGGGCTGCCCGTCCCCGAAGAGATCACCGACGGCGAGATGGTGCGCAAGTTCCTGCAGTCGCAGCTGCCCAAGCGGCTGAAGAACCGCGCCCTGCGCGCGCTCTGGCGCTCGAACCCGGTGCTGGCCTGCCTTGACGGCCTGAACGACTACGACACCGATTTCACCGGC encodes:
- the apbC gene encoding iron-sulfur cluster carrier protein ApbC; this encodes MPASREAVQAVLKSVADPVAGGDIMSSGVVRALNVDEAGAVRFVMEIPPSQSAAYTKIKEQAESALKATEGVSAVSIVMTGHTDKAPPELKMRKAEPQGPQRIPGVNHIIAVASGKGGVGKSTVSSNIACALAQQGRRVGLLDADVYGPSQPRMLGVSGRPASPDGKTILPLRNHGVTMMSIGLMTNEDQAVVWRGPMLMGALQQMMMQVQWGALDVLIVDLPPGTGDVQMTLSQKAHVDGAIVVSTPQDVALLDARKGIDMFKQLHVPILGMIENMSTHICSNCGHEEHVFGHGGVAAEAAKLGVPLLAEVPLDLQIRLASDGGAPIVVSQPDSAQAKAFHDIASALVAQGVA
- a CDS encoding DUF3305 domain-containing protein; this translates as MPVGVVLRRTPGVTRWAKWAWRAVAVLPGAGPADWRELRREGEAVEYHAATLSLELYRAETEAYLHGITAREPSVYVVMRKTLGERPFEIVLITASPYEAQDYCDSGEDVVEKVPMPAGLLAWVGDFVERYHEDEEFVKRRRDRAKVDGKQDGIGDPRISKPADIYASPALKRGRLQ
- a CDS encoding 4Fe-4S binding protein, whose amino-acid sequence is MTKTLITCDCMGTQSIEAEALAKATGFEVTPPCKALCTAQIERAAKGLTQGNVVLCCTQESRTFEALAEELGVEPAPLLDLRDRAGWSADRASKLPKMSALAAEAMLPAAPEKTLDVVSEGLCLVLGAPDVALEAAQQLAPHLGVTVLLDSADEMPDTRAFDMIAGRLRKAQGALGQFKVTIDALRQVEPGGRGAFTLTEPRDGGVSQCDVILDLRREPPLFPAHEKREGYLRADPGRPQAVAAAIMAASHLVGTFEKPLYVRLDALLCAHSRAGKTGCTNCLDLCPTGAISPDGEHVTVDPMICAGCGACSSACPSGAISYDAPPVDLTMRRVQTLAKAFLDAGGHAPRLMVHDAHGAEMIRLSARHGDGLPADVVPLEIRAIGAFGHAETVAALAAGFASVTVLPGPGADLPALEAQVALSDAIAGGGRVTLLRTSDPDAMSAALYAEEAPAPVATPVRPMGTRRQITRQAARALHPGAETLPLPEGAPYGAVLVNTDACTLCLSCVSLCPSGALGDNPDLPQLRFQEDACLQCGLCANVCPEDAISYEPRLLLTEEALGQRVLNEEEPFACIECGTLFGVKSTIDRITEKLQSHAMFSGDKLRMIQMCDDCRVNAQYHAQDNPFAAGERPRPRTTDDYLSKRRDH
- a CDS encoding DUF6494 family protein, with translation MSDDFNMSMRKFLKQVGVTSQQAIEEAMRGNETAGKTFAVKAVITIEELGLTHEVTGEIKGQE